One genomic segment of bacterium includes these proteins:
- a CDS encoding DUF420 domain-containing protein, producing MNAIADLLPHVSVSLNLVILVLIVAGVIAIRQGRRERHRRLMLSAVGMGALFLVSYVAQTLIRGHSRFPGDDWVRTAFVVILGTHTLLSVVVVPLVIATAVRGVRGQFPAHRWIARITLPIWLYVEVTGVVIYWMNNHLRPPS from the coding sequence ATGAACGCGATCGCAGATCTGCTCCCGCACGTGAGTGTGTCTCTCAACCTCGTCATCCTGGTGTTGATCGTCGCGGGGGTCATCGCGATCCGGCAGGGTCGCCGCGAGCGCCATCGTCGGCTGATGCTCAGCGCCGTGGGAATGGGGGCGCTCTTCCTCGTTTCCTATGTGGCGCAGACCCTGATCCGCGGGCACTCTCGGTTTCCAGGGGACGACTGGGTACGGACCGCCTTCGTGGTCATTCTCGGGACGCACACCCTGCTTTCGGTCGTGGTGGTTCCTCTCGTGATCGCGACCGCCGTTCGGGGCGTCCGAGGGCAGTTCCCCGCCCACCGCTGGATCGCGCGGATCACGCTTCCCATCTGGCTCTACGTCGAGGTGACCGGAGTCGTGATCTACTGGATGAACAACCATCTGCGCCCCCCTTCCTGA
- a CDS encoding Rrf2 family transcriptional regulator — MFLSQTPEYALRSMAWFVVADLDRPAGTQEISEATGIPRHYLAKVLRRLVLSGLLESKKGPGGGFALSRAPEAIRFSEILAAVDALPTPGRCAFGWGACNASQPCPLHEVWSHFAERCLTWAEDTTLAQVSSSGTLDVKDHLR; from the coding sequence ATGTTCTTGTCCCAGACGCCCGAGTATGCGCTTCGCTCGATGGCATGGTTCGTCGTCGCGGATCTCGATCGGCCGGCCGGCACCCAGGAGATTTCCGAAGCCACCGGCATTCCGCGGCACTATCTGGCCAAGGTCCTTCGGCGCCTCGTGCTGTCCGGATTGCTGGAATCCAAGAAAGGGCCCGGCGGCGGCTTCGCGTTGAGCCGCGCCCCCGAGGCGATCCGTTTCAGCGAGATCCTGGCGGCGGTCGACGCACTTCCGACGCCGGGCCGCTGTGCGTTCGGCTGGGGAGCCTGCAACGCCAGCCAGCCGTGCCCCCTGCACGAGGTTTGGAGCCATTTCGCCGAGCGGTGCCTGACGTGGGCAGAAGACACCACGCTTGCCCAGGTCAGCTCCTCTGGGACGTTGGACGTGAAGGATCACCTCCGCTGA
- a CDS encoding cytochrome c oxidase subunit II, with amino-acid sequence MSIYTPPANWFQKPKGAERLWVGLALIWCMIMFLAMPYWHFFGKQNSTGEGYKVTPAAYSQRVQQFIASNKVGDVNGMPVVEPAPGGDAYLQAQMWTWLPILKLRMGQTYRIHLSSMDLLHGFSLQPLNMNFMVLPGYDHVLTITPTTSGEFSIVCNEFCGVGHHLMSGRIIVEE; translated from the coding sequence ATGAGTATCTACACACCGCCCGCTAATTGGTTCCAGAAGCCCAAAGGCGCCGAGCGTCTCTGGGTCGGGTTGGCCCTGATCTGGTGCATGATCATGTTCCTGGCCATGCCCTACTGGCACTTCTTCGGCAAGCAGAATTCCACCGGAGAGGGCTACAAGGTAACGCCCGCCGCCTACAGCCAGCGCGTCCAGCAGTTCATCGCGTCCAACAAAGTTGGTGACGTCAATGGAATGCCCGTGGTCGAGCCGGCTCCTGGAGGCGATGCCTACCTGCAAGCCCAGATGTGGACCTGGCTTCCCATCTTGAAGCTGCGCATGGGGCAGACCTACCGGATTCACCTTTCGTCGATGGATTTGCTGCACGGCTTCTCGTTGCAGCCGCTGAACATGAATTTCATGGTTCTTCCAGGTTATGACCACGTGCTTACGATCACCCCGACGACGAGCGGTGAGTTTTCGATCGTGTGCAACGAATTCTGCGGCGTCGGCCATCATTTGATGAGCGGCCGAATCATCGTGGAGGAGTAG